Proteins encoded in a region of the Leopardus geoffroyi isolate Oge1 chromosome E2, O.geoffroyi_Oge1_pat1.0, whole genome shotgun sequence genome:
- the SALL1 gene encoding sal-like protein 1 isoform X2 encodes MSRRKQAKPQHFQSDPEVASLPRRDGDAEKGQPNRTTKSKDAHVCGRCCAEFFELSDLLLHKKNCTKNQLVLIVNESPATPPDTFTPSPPPDNPDEQMNDTVNKTDQADGGDLPEHGGRDREESMEVEAPVAANRGGGGALGGGGSGVTPGCSGGPSTGTSAITTSLPQLGDLTTLGNFSVINSNVIIENLQSTKVAVAQFSQEARCGGASGGKPAVPALMEQLLALQQQQIHQLQLIEQIRHQILLLASQNADLPTSSSPSQGTLRTSANPLSTLSSHLSQQLAAAAGLAQSLASQSANISGVKQLPPLQLPQSTSGHTLPPNSGASPSINILAAAVTTPSSEKAASSAGASHASHPAASASSSPAFAISSLLNPASSALLPQPAPANSVFPSPLPNIGTTAEDLNPLSALAQQRKSKPPNVTAFEAKSASDEAFFKHKCRFCAKVFGSDSALQIHLRSHTGERPFKCNICGNRFSTKGNLKVHFQRHKEKYPHIQMNPYPVPEHLDNIPTSTGIPYGMSVPPEKPVTSWLDTKPVLPTLTTSVGLPLPPTLPSLTPFIKTEEPAPIPISHSASSPPGSVKSDSGAPEAATRNPGGLAEEAEGPPALPSGGKSEDGTVAPSSAPAASGSSLSSPAVATADGGPGRATAFTNPLLPLMSEQFKAKFPFGGLLDSAQASETSKLQQLVENIDKKATDPNECIICHRVLSCQSALKMHYRTHTGERPFKCKICGRAFTTKGNLKTHYSVHRAMPPLRVQHSCPICQKKFTNAVVLQQHIRMHMGGQIPNTPVPDSYPESMESDTGSFDEKNFDDLDTFSDENMEDCPEGSIPDTPKSADASQDSLSSSPLPLEMSSIAALENQMKMISAGLAEQLQASLKSVENGSVEGDVLTNDSSSVGGDMESQSAGSPAISESTSSMQALSPSNSTQELRKSPGAEEKPQRAVPSEFANGPSPTPVNGGALDLTSSHAEKIIKEDSLGILFPFRDRGKFKNTACDICGKTFACQSALDIHYRSHTKERPFICTVCNRGFSTKGNLKQHMLTHQMRDLPSQLFEPSPNLGPNQNSAAIPASSLSSLIKTEVNGFVHVTPQDSKDTSTGHVPSGPLSSSATSPVLLPALPRRTPKQHYCNTCGKTFSSSSALQIHERTHTGEKPFACTICGRAFTTKGNLKVHMGTHMWNSTPARRGRRLSVDGPMTFLGGNPVKFPEMFQKDLAARSGSGDPSSFWNQYAAALSNGLAMKANEISVIQNGGIPPIPGSLGSGSSSPISGLTGNLEKLQNSEPSAPLAGLEKMASSENGTNFRFTRFVEDSKEIVTS; translated from the exons GAGACGCAGAGAAAGGTCAACCAAATCGCACCACCAAGAGCAAGGACGCCCACGTGTGTGGCCGGTGCTGTGCCGAGTTCTTTGAGTTATCGGATCTTCTCCTCCACAAGAAGAACTGCACTAAAAATCAATTAGTTCTCATCGTCAATGAGAGCCCGGCCACCCCGCCCGACACCTTCACTCCCAGTCCCCCTCCCGATAACCCCGACGAACAAATGAATGACACCGTGAACAAAACGGATCAGGCCGACGGCGGCGACCTTCCGGAACACGGCGGACGCGACAGGGAAGAGTCCATGGAGGTGGAGGCCCCGGTGGCGGCTAACAGAGGTGGCGGTGGCGccctgggggggggcgggagcgGGGTCACCCCAGGCTGCAGCGGCGGCCCCTCCACAGGTACCTCAGCGATCACAACCTCTCTACCTCAACTCGGGGACCTGACGACACTGGGCAACTTCTCCGTGATCAACAGCAACGTCATCATCGAGAACCTGCAGAGCACCAAGGTGGCGGTGGCCCAGTTCTCGCAGGAGGCGAGGTGCGGCGGGGCCTCCGGAGGCAAGCCGGCCGTCCCGGCCCTCATGGAGCAGCTCCTCGCCCTGCAGCAACAGCAGATCCACCAGCTGCAACTGATCGAGCAGATTCGTCACCAAATATTGCTGTTGGCTTCTCAGAACGCAGACTTGCCAACATCTTCGAGTCCTTCTCAAGGTACTTTACGAACATCTGCCAACCCCTTGTCCACACTAAGCTCCCATTTATCTCAGCAGCTGGCGGCGGCAGCTGGATTGGCACAGAGCCTCGCCAGCCAGTCTGCCAACATCAGCGGTGTGAAACAGCTGCCCCCCCTCCAGCTACCTCAGAGCACTTCTGGCCACACCCTCCCACCCAACAGCGGCGCTTCCCCCAGCATTAACATCTTGGCGGCAGCGGTGACCACCCCGTCCTCGGAAAAAGCGGCTTCGAGCGCCGGCGCCTCCCACGCCAGCCACCCCGCAGCCTCGGCATCGTCGTCACCAGCTTTTGCAATAAGCAGTTTGTTAAACCCTGCATCCAGTGCACTTCTACCTCAGCCGGCCCCCGCTAACTCGGTTTTCCCCAGCCCTTTGCCCAACATCGGAACGACTGCGGAGGACTTAAACCCCTTGTCCGCCTTGGCCCagcaaagaaaaagcaagccACCAAATGTCACCGCCTTCGAAGCGAAAAGCGCTTCGGATGAGGCGTTCTTCAAACACAAGTGCAGGTTCTGCGCGAAGGTCTTCGGGAGCGACAGTGCCTTGCAGATCCACCTGCGCTCCCACACCGGCGAGAGGCCGTTCAAGTGCAACATCTGTGGGAACAGGTTCTCCACCAAGGGGAACCTCAAAGTCCACTTCCAGCGCCACAAAGAGAAATACCCTCATATCCAGATGAACCCCTATCCCGTGCCTGAGCATCTGGACAATATCCCCACGAGCACTGGCATCCCGTACGGCATGTCCGTTCCTCCGGAGAAGCCGGTCACCAGCTGGCTAGACACCAAGCCGGTCCTGCCCACTCTGACCACTTCGGTCGGCCTGCCGTTGCCCCCGACCCTCCCGAGCCTCACACCCTTCATCAAGACCGAAGAGCCAGCCCCGATCCCCATCAGCCATTCTGCCAGCAGCCCCCCGGGCTCAGTCAAAAGTGACTCCGGGGCCCCCGAGGCGGCCACGCGAAACCCGGGTGGGCTCGCAGAGGAGGCCGAAGGGCCCCCCGCGCTACCCTCCGGTGGCAAAAGTGAGGACGGCACCGTGGCCCCCAGCTCCGCCCCGGCAGCCAGCGGCAGCTCTCTGAGCTCCCCGGCGGTGGCGACGGCCGACGGTGGCCCCGGGAGGGCCACCGCTTTCACCAACCCCTTGTTGCCGCTCATGTCTGAGCAGTTCAAGGCCAAGTTTCCTTTCGGGGGGCTCTTGGACTCGGCCCAGGCATCAGAGACCTCCAAGCTTCAGCAGTTGGTAGAGAACATTGACAAGAAGGCCACTGACCCCAACGAGTGTATCATCTGCCACCGGGTCCTCAGCTGTCAGAGCGCCCTAAAGATGCATTACCGGACGCACACCGGGGAGAGGCCCTTTAAGTGTAAGATCTGCGGCCGGGCTTTCACCACGAAAGGGAACCTCAAAACCCACTATAGCGTCCACCGTGCTATGCCCCCGCTCAGAGTCCAGCATTCCTGCCCCATCTGCCAGAAGAAGTTCACGAACGCCGTGGTCCTGCAGCAGCACATCCGAATGCACATGGGAGGTCAGATCCCCAACACCCCAGTCCCCGACAGCTACCCCGAGTCCATGGAGTCCGACACGGGCTCCTTTGACGAGAAGAATTTCGACGACCTGGACACCTTCTCCGACGAAAACATGGAGGACTGTCCTGAGGGCAGCATCCCCGATACGCCCAAGTCTGCGGACGCGTCCCAGGACAGCTTATCTTCTTCGCCTTTGCCCCTAGAGATGTCAAGCATCGCTGCTTTGGAAAATCAGATGAAGATGATCAGCGCCGGCCTGGCGGAGCAGCTGCAGGCCAGCCTGAAGTCCGTGGAGAACGGCTCCGTCGAGGGGGACGTCCTGACCAACGATTCGTCCTCGGTGGGCGGCGACATGGAGAGCCAGAGTGCGGGCAGCCCGGCCATCTCAGAGTCTACCTCTTCCATGCAGGCTCTGTCCCCGTCCAACAGCACCCAGGAGCTCCGCAAGTCCCCCGGCGCGGAGGAGAAGCCCCAGAGGGCAGTCCCGAGCGAGTTCGCCAACGGCCCGTCCCCCACCCCGGTGAACGGTGGGGCTCTGGATCTGACGTCCAGCCACGCAGagaaaatcatcaaggaagattCTTTGGGGATCCTCTTCCCTTTCAGAGACCggggtaaatttaaaaatactgcttgCGACATTTGTGGCAAAACCTTTGCTTGTCAGAGTGCCTTGGACATTCACTACAGAAGTCATACCAAAGAGAGACCATTTATTTGCACGGTTTGCAATCGCGGCTTTTCCACAAAGGGTAATTTGAAGCAGCACATGTTGACACATCAGATGCGGGACCTACCATCACAGCTCTTTGAGCCCAGCCCCAACCTCGGCCCCAATCAGAACTCGGCAGCGATCCCCGCCAGCTCGTTGTCATCTCTCATCAAGACAGAGGTCAACGGCTTCGTGCACGTCACGCCTCAGGACAGCAAGGACACCTCCACCGGTCACGtcccctctgggcctctgtcGTCCTCTGCCACGTCCCCAGTTCTGCTCCCGGCTCTGCCCAGGAGAACCCCCAAACAGCATTACTGTAACACGTGTGGCAAGACCTTCTCCTCGTCGAGTGCCCTGCAGATTCACGAGCgaactcacactggagagaaaccctttGCTTGCACTATTTGTGGGAGAGCTTTCACGACAAAAGGCAATCTGAAG GTACACATGGGCACTCACATGTGGAATAGCACGCCTGCACGACGGGGTCGGCGGCTCTCTGTGGATGGCCCCATGACATTTCTAGGAGGCAATCCTGTCAAGTTCCCAGAAATGTTCCAGAAGGATTTGGCGGCAAGGTCAGGAAGCGGGGatccttccagcttctggaatCAGTATGCAGCGGCACTCTCCAACGGGCTGGCGATGAAGGCCAATGAGATCTCCGTCATTCAGAATGGCGGCATCCCTCCAATTCCTGGAAGCCTCGGCAGCGGGAGCAGCTCACCTATTAGTGGGCTGACGGGAAATCTGGAGAAGCTCCAGAACTCAGAGCCCAGCGCTCCGCTGGCCGGCCTGGAGAAGATGGCCAGCAGTGAGAACGGAACCAACTTCCGTTTCACCCGCTTCGTGGAGGACAGCAAAGAGATTGTCACAAGTTAA
- the SALL1 gene encoding sal-like protein 1 isoform X3, with amino-acid sequence MNDTVNKTDQADGGDLPEHGGRDREESMEVEAPVAANRGGGGALGGGGSGVTPGCSGGPSTGTSAITTSLPQLGDLTTLGNFSVINSNVIIENLQSTKVAVAQFSQEARCGGASGGKPAVPALMEQLLALQQQQIHQLQLIEQIRHQILLLASQNADLPTSSSPSQGTLRTSANPLSTLSSHLSQQLAAAAGLAQSLASQSANISGVKQLPPLQLPQSTSGHTLPPNSGASPSINILAAAVTTPSSEKAASSAGASHASHPAASASSSPAFAISSLLNPASSALLPQPAPANSVFPSPLPNIGTTAEDLNPLSALAQQRKSKPPNVTAFEAKSASDEAFFKHKCRFCAKVFGSDSALQIHLRSHTGERPFKCNICGNRFSTKGNLKVHFQRHKEKYPHIQMNPYPVPEHLDNIPTSTGIPYGMSVPPEKPVTSWLDTKPVLPTLTTSVGLPLPPTLPSLTPFIKTEEPAPIPISHSASSPPGSVKSDSGAPEAATRNPGGLAEEAEGPPALPSGGKSEDGTVAPSSAPAASGSSLSSPAVATADGGPGRATAFTNPLLPLMSEQFKAKFPFGGLLDSAQASETSKLQQLVENIDKKATDPNECIICHRVLSCQSALKMHYRTHTGERPFKCKICGRAFTTKGNLKTHYSVHRAMPPLRVQHSCPICQKKFTNAVVLQQHIRMHMGGQIPNTPVPDSYPESMESDTGSFDEKNFDDLDTFSDENMEDCPEGSIPDTPKSADASQDSLSSSPLPLEMSSIAALENQMKMISAGLAEQLQASLKSVENGSVEGDVLTNDSSSVGGDMESQSAGSPAISESTSSMQALSPSNSTQELRKSPGAEEKPQRAVPSEFANGPSPTPVNGGALDLTSSHAEKIIKEDSLGILFPFRDRGKFKNTACDICGKTFACQSALDIHYRSHTKERPFICTVCNRGFSTKGNLKQHMLTHQMRDLPSQLFEPSPNLGPNQNSAAIPASSLSSLIKTEVNGFVHVTPQDSKDTSTGHVPSGPLSSSATSPVLLPALPRRTPKQHYCNTCGKTFSSSSALQIHERTHTGEKPFACTICGRAFTTKGNLKVHMGTHMWNSTPARRGRRLSVDGPMTFLGGNPVKFPEMFQKDLAARSGSGDPSSFWNQYAAALSNGLAMKANEISVIQNGGIPPIPGSLGSGSSSPISGLTGNLEKLQNSEPSAPLAGLEKMASSENGTNFRFTRFVEDSKEIVTS; translated from the exons ATGAATGACACCGTGAACAAAACGGATCAGGCCGACGGCGGCGACCTTCCGGAACACGGCGGACGCGACAGGGAAGAGTCCATGGAGGTGGAGGCCCCGGTGGCGGCTAACAGAGGTGGCGGTGGCGccctgggggggggcgggagcgGGGTCACCCCAGGCTGCAGCGGCGGCCCCTCCACAGGTACCTCAGCGATCACAACCTCTCTACCTCAACTCGGGGACCTGACGACACTGGGCAACTTCTCCGTGATCAACAGCAACGTCATCATCGAGAACCTGCAGAGCACCAAGGTGGCGGTGGCCCAGTTCTCGCAGGAGGCGAGGTGCGGCGGGGCCTCCGGAGGCAAGCCGGCCGTCCCGGCCCTCATGGAGCAGCTCCTCGCCCTGCAGCAACAGCAGATCCACCAGCTGCAACTGATCGAGCAGATTCGTCACCAAATATTGCTGTTGGCTTCTCAGAACGCAGACTTGCCAACATCTTCGAGTCCTTCTCAAGGTACTTTACGAACATCTGCCAACCCCTTGTCCACACTAAGCTCCCATTTATCTCAGCAGCTGGCGGCGGCAGCTGGATTGGCACAGAGCCTCGCCAGCCAGTCTGCCAACATCAGCGGTGTGAAACAGCTGCCCCCCCTCCAGCTACCTCAGAGCACTTCTGGCCACACCCTCCCACCCAACAGCGGCGCTTCCCCCAGCATTAACATCTTGGCGGCAGCGGTGACCACCCCGTCCTCGGAAAAAGCGGCTTCGAGCGCCGGCGCCTCCCACGCCAGCCACCCCGCAGCCTCGGCATCGTCGTCACCAGCTTTTGCAATAAGCAGTTTGTTAAACCCTGCATCCAGTGCACTTCTACCTCAGCCGGCCCCCGCTAACTCGGTTTTCCCCAGCCCTTTGCCCAACATCGGAACGACTGCGGAGGACTTAAACCCCTTGTCCGCCTTGGCCCagcaaagaaaaagcaagccACCAAATGTCACCGCCTTCGAAGCGAAAAGCGCTTCGGATGAGGCGTTCTTCAAACACAAGTGCAGGTTCTGCGCGAAGGTCTTCGGGAGCGACAGTGCCTTGCAGATCCACCTGCGCTCCCACACCGGCGAGAGGCCGTTCAAGTGCAACATCTGTGGGAACAGGTTCTCCACCAAGGGGAACCTCAAAGTCCACTTCCAGCGCCACAAAGAGAAATACCCTCATATCCAGATGAACCCCTATCCCGTGCCTGAGCATCTGGACAATATCCCCACGAGCACTGGCATCCCGTACGGCATGTCCGTTCCTCCGGAGAAGCCGGTCACCAGCTGGCTAGACACCAAGCCGGTCCTGCCCACTCTGACCACTTCGGTCGGCCTGCCGTTGCCCCCGACCCTCCCGAGCCTCACACCCTTCATCAAGACCGAAGAGCCAGCCCCGATCCCCATCAGCCATTCTGCCAGCAGCCCCCCGGGCTCAGTCAAAAGTGACTCCGGGGCCCCCGAGGCGGCCACGCGAAACCCGGGTGGGCTCGCAGAGGAGGCCGAAGGGCCCCCCGCGCTACCCTCCGGTGGCAAAAGTGAGGACGGCACCGTGGCCCCCAGCTCCGCCCCGGCAGCCAGCGGCAGCTCTCTGAGCTCCCCGGCGGTGGCGACGGCCGACGGTGGCCCCGGGAGGGCCACCGCTTTCACCAACCCCTTGTTGCCGCTCATGTCTGAGCAGTTCAAGGCCAAGTTTCCTTTCGGGGGGCTCTTGGACTCGGCCCAGGCATCAGAGACCTCCAAGCTTCAGCAGTTGGTAGAGAACATTGACAAGAAGGCCACTGACCCCAACGAGTGTATCATCTGCCACCGGGTCCTCAGCTGTCAGAGCGCCCTAAAGATGCATTACCGGACGCACACCGGGGAGAGGCCCTTTAAGTGTAAGATCTGCGGCCGGGCTTTCACCACGAAAGGGAACCTCAAAACCCACTATAGCGTCCACCGTGCTATGCCCCCGCTCAGAGTCCAGCATTCCTGCCCCATCTGCCAGAAGAAGTTCACGAACGCCGTGGTCCTGCAGCAGCACATCCGAATGCACATGGGAGGTCAGATCCCCAACACCCCAGTCCCCGACAGCTACCCCGAGTCCATGGAGTCCGACACGGGCTCCTTTGACGAGAAGAATTTCGACGACCTGGACACCTTCTCCGACGAAAACATGGAGGACTGTCCTGAGGGCAGCATCCCCGATACGCCCAAGTCTGCGGACGCGTCCCAGGACAGCTTATCTTCTTCGCCTTTGCCCCTAGAGATGTCAAGCATCGCTGCTTTGGAAAATCAGATGAAGATGATCAGCGCCGGCCTGGCGGAGCAGCTGCAGGCCAGCCTGAAGTCCGTGGAGAACGGCTCCGTCGAGGGGGACGTCCTGACCAACGATTCGTCCTCGGTGGGCGGCGACATGGAGAGCCAGAGTGCGGGCAGCCCGGCCATCTCAGAGTCTACCTCTTCCATGCAGGCTCTGTCCCCGTCCAACAGCACCCAGGAGCTCCGCAAGTCCCCCGGCGCGGAGGAGAAGCCCCAGAGGGCAGTCCCGAGCGAGTTCGCCAACGGCCCGTCCCCCACCCCGGTGAACGGTGGGGCTCTGGATCTGACGTCCAGCCACGCAGagaaaatcatcaaggaagattCTTTGGGGATCCTCTTCCCTTTCAGAGACCggggtaaatttaaaaatactgcttgCGACATTTGTGGCAAAACCTTTGCTTGTCAGAGTGCCTTGGACATTCACTACAGAAGTCATACCAAAGAGAGACCATTTATTTGCACGGTTTGCAATCGCGGCTTTTCCACAAAGGGTAATTTGAAGCAGCACATGTTGACACATCAGATGCGGGACCTACCATCACAGCTCTTTGAGCCCAGCCCCAACCTCGGCCCCAATCAGAACTCGGCAGCGATCCCCGCCAGCTCGTTGTCATCTCTCATCAAGACAGAGGTCAACGGCTTCGTGCACGTCACGCCTCAGGACAGCAAGGACACCTCCACCGGTCACGtcccctctgggcctctgtcGTCCTCTGCCACGTCCCCAGTTCTGCTCCCGGCTCTGCCCAGGAGAACCCCCAAACAGCATTACTGTAACACGTGTGGCAAGACCTTCTCCTCGTCGAGTGCCCTGCAGATTCACGAGCgaactcacactggagagaaaccctttGCTTGCACTATTTGTGGGAGAGCTTTCACGACAAAAGGCAATCTGAAG GTACACATGGGCACTCACATGTGGAATAGCACGCCTGCACGACGGGGTCGGCGGCTCTCTGTGGATGGCCCCATGACATTTCTAGGAGGCAATCCTGTCAAGTTCCCAGAAATGTTCCAGAAGGATTTGGCGGCAAGGTCAGGAAGCGGGGatccttccagcttctggaatCAGTATGCAGCGGCACTCTCCAACGGGCTGGCGATGAAGGCCAATGAGATCTCCGTCATTCAGAATGGCGGCATCCCTCCAATTCCTGGAAGCCTCGGCAGCGGGAGCAGCTCACCTATTAGTGGGCTGACGGGAAATCTGGAGAAGCTCCAGAACTCAGAGCCCAGCGCTCCGCTGGCCGGCCTGGAGAAGATGGCCAGCAGTGAGAACGGAACCAACTTCCGTTTCACCCGCTTCGTGGAGGACAGCAAAGAGATTGTCACAAGTTAA